A window of Actinomadura viridis genomic DNA:
CGCAACATCATCGCCGAGCGGGTCCTGGGCCTGCCCGGCGAGATCCGGGTGGACAAGGACGTGGCGTGGAAGGACCTGCCCAAGTGAGCGACCTCCTCTACAGCGAGATCGAGAACGACCTGCGCGCCGGCGTCCGCGAGCTGCTCGACGACACCTGCGCGTGGCCGGACGTGCTGGCCGGGACCGAGAAGGACGACCCCTGCGACATCGCGCTGTGGCGGGCCCTGGCGCGGATGGGCACCACCGGCCTGCCCGTCCCCGAGGACCTCGGCGGGGCGGGCGCCACCTGGCGGGAGACCGCGGTGGTGATGGAGGAGCTGGGCCGTGCCGTCGCGCCGGTGCCCTTCCTGGGCGCCGCCGTGCTGGCCGCGGCGGCCCTGCTGGAGGCCGGCGACCGCGCGCTGCTGCCCGGCCTGGCCTCGGGGGAGCGGATCGCCGTGCTCGCCGTGCCGCTGGGCACCGCCCCGCACGCGCCCACCGGGGGGACCGTCCGCGCGAGCGGCGGCGCCCTCACCGGACGGGTCGCCGGCGTCGCCGGCGGTCAGGAGGCCGATGTGCTCCTGGTGCCGGCCTCCGACGGCCTGTACGCGGTGAACGCCGCCGACGCCGGCCGCACGCCGGTGACCTCGCTCGACATGACCCGGCGCCTGTGCGACCTGACCTTCTCGGCGGCCCCCGCCGAACGGATCGCGGGCGGCGCCGAGGCGGAGCGGGCGGTACGGGCGGCGCTGTCCACCGGCGCCGCGATGCTGGCGTCCGAGCAGCTCGGCCTCGCCGAACGGTGCCTGGCCGTCACGGTCGAGTACCTGAACACCCGCTACCAGTTCGGCCGCCCGGTGGGGTCGTACCAGGCGCTCAAGCACCGCGTCGCCGACCTGTGGACCTCGGTCGCCCAGATGCGCGCGGTGGCCCGCCACGCCGCCGGGTGCGCCGCCGCCGGCGACCCCGGCACCGCCGTGGCCGTGGCCGTC
This region includes:
- a CDS encoding acyl-CoA dehydrogenase family protein, with protein sequence MSDLLYSEIENDLRAGVRELLDDTCAWPDVLAGTEKDDPCDIALWRALARMGTTGLPVPEDLGGAGATWRETAVVMEELGRAVAPVPFLGAAVLAAAALLEAGDRALLPGLASGERIAVLAVPLGTAPHAPTGGTVRASGGALTGRVAGVAGGQEADVLLVPASDGLYAVNAADAGRTPVTSLDMTRRLCDLTFSAAPAERIAGGAEAERAVRAALSTGAAMLASEQLGLAERCLAVTVEYLNTRYQFGRPVGSYQALKHRVADLWTSVAQMRAVARHAAGCAAAGDPGTAVAVAVAQAHCSAVVVRAAEECVQMHGGIGFTWEHPAHLYLKRAKSSALALGTPDRHRAALAALADLPPA